A stretch of Anolis sagrei isolate rAnoSag1 chromosome X, rAnoSag1.mat, whole genome shotgun sequence DNA encodes these proteins:
- the LOC132780017 gene encoding ATP-sensitive inward rectifier potassium channel 12, giving the protein MSAGRVNPYSIVSSEEDGLTLTTMPGVNGFGNGKIHTRRKCRNRFVKKNGQCNVEFTNMDDKPQRYIADMFTTCVDIRWRYMLLLFSLAFLVSWLLFGLIFWLIAVVHGDIEKPTKDETFTPCLLQVNGFVAAFLFSIETQTTIGYGFRCVTEECPLAVFMVVLQSIVGCIIDSFMIGAIMAKMARPKKRAETLLFSHHAVIAMRDGKLCLMWRVGNLRKSHIVEAHVRAQLIKSRITEEGEYIPLDQIDIDVGFDKGLDRIFLVSPLTILHEIGEESPLFGISRQDLETDDFEIVVILEGMVEATAMTTQARSSYLSSEILWGHRFEPVLFEEKNQYKVDYSHFHKTYEVPSTPCCSAKDLLENKFLLPGTNSFCYENELAFISRDEEDEEEEEEEDDDSRALDDPGSDNQPEFDRLQATVALDQRSYRRESEI; this is encoded by the coding sequence ATGAGTGCGGGCCGAGTCAACCCGTACAGCATAGTATCCTCCGAGGAAGACGGGTTGACTTTGACCACCATGCCTGGGGTGAATGGCTTTGGCAACGGGAAGATCCACACGCGGAGGAAATGCCGGAACCGCTTCGTTAAGAAGAACGGCCAGTGCAATGTGGAGTTCACCAACATGGACGACAAACCCCAGCGGTACATCGCGGACATGTTCACCACTTGCGTGGACATCCGCTGGAGATACATGCTGTTGCTCTTCTCGCTTGCCTTCCTGGTGTCTTGGTTGTTGTTTGGCCTCATATTCTGGCTCATCGCTGTGGTCCACGGCGACATCGAGAAGCCGACCAAGGACGAAACGTTCACGCCTTGCCTCCTTCAAGTGAACGGCTTCGTGGCTGCTTTCTTGTTCTCCATCGAGACGCAGACGACCATCGGCTACGGCTTCCGATGCGTGACAGAGGAATGCCCGCTCGCCGTCTTCATGGTGGTCCTCCAGTCCATCGTGGGGTGCATCATCGACTCTTTCATGATTGGGGCCATCATGGCCAAAATGGCTAGGCCCAAGAAGCGGGCCGAAACCTTGCTTTTCAGCCACCACGCCGTCATCGCCATGCGGGACGGGAAGCTCTGCCTGATGTGGCGGGTGGGCAACCTCCGCAAGAGCCACATCGTGGAAGCCCACGTCCGGGCGCAGCTCATCAAGTCCCGCATCACCGAAGAGGGGGAGTACATCCCGCTCGACCAAATCGACATCGACGTCGGGTTCGACAAAGGCTTGGACCGCATTTTCCTGGTGTCTCCGCTCACCATCCTCCACGAGATTGGCGAAGAGAGCCCGCTCTTTGGGATCAGCCGGCAGGATCTGGAGACGGACGATTTCGAGATCGTGGTCATCCTGGAAGGCATGGTGGAAGCCACCGCCATGACCACGCAAGCGCGGAGCTCGTACTTGTCCAGCGAGATCCTCTGGGGCCACCGCTTCGAGCCCGTCTTGTTTGAGGAGAAAAACCAATACAAAGTGGACTATTCCCACTTCCACAAGACCTACGAGGTCCCGTCGACTCCCTGTTGCAGTGCCAAGGACTTGTTGGAAAACAAGTTCCTCCTCCCGGGCACCAATTCTTTCTGTTACGAGAACGAGCTCGCCTTCATAAGCCGCgacgaggaggacgaggaggaggaagaagaggaagacgacGATAGCAGAGCTTTGGACGATCCGGGTTCGGACAACCAGCCTGAATTCGATCGGCTTCAGGCCACCGTTGCTCTGGACCAGCGGTCCTACAGAAGAGAGTCTGAAATATGA